The sequence below is a genomic window from Coffea arabica cultivar ET-39 chromosome 4c, Coffea Arabica ET-39 HiFi, whole genome shotgun sequence.
TTTTTATCTGTATgcgtgtatgtgtgtgtatgtatacaTTAATATAATGAAGTACCATTGGAACTTCTTTGAAGggtaaatttatttatgagtgTATAATAGTTTGTTTTAGATATTAACTCGTTCCAAGTCCCTtgagttgaccgaaatggtagCGTTAGTATCAAGCCTTTCTGCTAATTCGGGTTCGAATTTCGAATTTCTCTTAGGATATCTGAGTTTCGCACAGGACTTGCCTAGTGCGTTTTATCCATTTGTGTGGTTGGCTGGTCATTGCACAGAGTGGGATTTATTCAATGCACATTCTCGAATAGCGGCTGTGGGTTcccttgtaaaaaaaaaaaaaaaaattcagttccAATATTTTTGTGGTAGGGGGATTTCCTTGAGATAACTACAAGGCAAAAGAGGTTGAAACTTGAACTTGAAACGCAATTGTCACAAAACAATAGTACTTTAGCAGTTAACATTTGAATAATCGACATCAGTTGAACTTTCATTGATAATACCTTAGTTTAATATTCAACTTTGAATAATTAATTCTACTTGTCTTCATCTATTAATACTTCATTTGATGTATGATATTAATACTTAAGCCCGCATCATTAGAGTTGATCTTACTAGTCTGACAAGAGAAGGAAGACACCGATGGTTTTGCCAAAGCCTCAGCCGCCACCGCCACCACTATCGTCGGCATCAGAAGCATCGGAAAATGATGACTCAGGCGGTCCACTTGGAGTATTTGGATTTAAAGATGAACATGTCTCGCCGGAAAAAGTCAGTGGTTGGTTTCAAGTGACACCCAAGTGTTGTCAGGTAATTAATTCTTAAAGAGTAGATAAATTAGCTCTAACAATTGTCATTACCATTAATCTTTAACGTATATGATCTACACTTGATTCAATAagtttctctgttttttttttaataaatgggtTCTTGAAAAACGAAAGAAAAATTGTGCAACTAATGGTATTTAATAATTGTATTGAACAGCCATTCATGGTGTTGCATGGTGGAGTTTCAGCACTGATAGCTGAGGATCTGGGGAGCAGAGGAGCCTACTTGGCCTCCGGGAGGCGGAGAGCCGCCGGAATACAACTCAGCATTAACCATCTCAAGAGTGCACAAGTTGGCGATATTGTGCATGCTGAGGCCACTCCTCTCAATGCTGGCACCACTATTCAGGTGCTACATATACTATTTTTCCTT
It includes:
- the LOC113738980 gene encoding 1,4-dihydroxy-2-naphthoyl-CoA thioesterase 1-like; the encoded protein is MVLPKPQPPPPPLSSASEASENDDSGGPLGVFGFKDEHVSPEKVSGWFQVTPKCCQPFMVLHGGVSALIAEDLGSRGAYLASGRRRAAGIQLSINHLKSAQVGDIVHAEATPLNAGTTIQVWEVRFWKIDSSNSANKSLLATSKVTVRCNMSANAVDGGNNLKHAKL